The following are encoded in a window of Halosolutus halophilus genomic DNA:
- the panB gene encoding 3-methyl-2-oxobutanoate hydroxymethyltransferase, with amino-acid sequence MGRTTIRDLERKYRDDEPLTMLTAYDAPIGKLVDEGGVDMILVGDSAGHNHMGYEDTIPVTMDEQLSNTASVVRGTEDAMIVGDMPFGSYGASVEESVENASRFLQEAGADAVKLETAPAGETTIEIVDRLTELGIPVQGHLGLTPQRMNELGGAVIQGREGPDSAFADELVDTAERLEEAGIFSLVLEGVTEAVAKRITEAVDVPTIGIGAGRYVDGQVLVITDVLGLGGEGYSLSKQYADLDSVIREAVESYVADVESGTFPTSENAYEPIDAE; translated from the coding sequence ATGGGTCGAACAACGATCCGCGACCTCGAGCGGAAGTACCGCGACGACGAACCGCTGACGATGCTCACCGCGTACGACGCTCCCATCGGAAAACTCGTCGACGAAGGCGGCGTGGACATGATACTCGTCGGCGATAGCGCCGGTCACAACCACATGGGGTACGAGGATACGATTCCGGTGACGATGGACGAACAACTGTCGAACACCGCGTCCGTCGTCCGCGGCACCGAGGACGCGATGATCGTCGGCGACATGCCGTTCGGTTCGTACGGGGCGTCCGTAGAGGAGAGCGTCGAAAACGCCAGTCGGTTCCTTCAGGAGGCGGGTGCCGACGCGGTCAAACTCGAGACCGCACCCGCTGGCGAGACGACGATCGAAATCGTCGACCGACTCACCGAACTCGGAATTCCGGTCCAGGGCCACCTCGGCCTCACGCCCCAGCGGATGAACGAACTCGGTGGAGCGGTTATTCAGGGCCGCGAGGGACCGGATTCGGCGTTCGCCGACGAACTCGTCGACACCGCCGAGCGACTGGAAGAAGCTGGAATCTTCTCGCTGGTCCTCGAGGGCGTCACGGAGGCCGTCGCCAAGCGGATCACCGAGGCCGTGGACGTCCCGACCATCGGGATCGGCGCCGGCCGGTACGTCGACGGTCAAGTACTCGTCATCACGGACGTACTCGGTCTCGGCGGGGAGGGGTACAGCCTCTCCAAACAGTACGCCGACCTCGACTCGGTGATTCGGGAGGCCGTCGAGTCCTACGTGGCGGACGTCGAATCCGGCACGTTCCCGACCAGCGAGAACGCCTACGAGCCGATCGACGCCGAATGA
- a CDS encoding GNAT family N-acetyltransferase — MDVTVREAVPTDRRAVRDVHLASIEGFGGEAYDERQVEAWAHDRSPDAYPIETPETYFVVAAADDRVVGFGWLQPDADDCFERPVDGDITAVYVPPSVARSGVGSRLYDALEAHARNLAVESLGLWVSRNAVPFYESMGYRRVTEHVHEFHDGVEGTVVEMRKNLA; from the coding sequence ATGGACGTGACGGTTCGCGAGGCGGTCCCGACCGATCGGCGGGCCGTTCGCGACGTGCACCTCGCGTCGATCGAGGGGTTCGGCGGCGAGGCGTACGACGAGCGGCAGGTCGAGGCGTGGGCTCACGATCGATCGCCGGACGCGTACCCGATCGAGACGCCGGAGACGTACTTCGTCGTCGCGGCGGCCGACGATCGCGTCGTCGGCTTCGGCTGGCTGCAACCCGATGCCGACGACTGCTTCGAGCGGCCGGTCGACGGCGATATCACCGCCGTCTACGTCCCCCCATCGGTCGCGCGGAGCGGCGTCGGATCCCGACTCTACGACGCGCTCGAGGCGCACGCGAGGAACCTGGCGGTCGAATCGCTCGGGCTCTGGGTGTCCCGCAACGCGGTCCCGTTTTACGAATCGATGGGGTACCGGCGGGTGACCGAGCACGTCCACGAGTTCCACGACGGCGTCGAGGGGACCGTCGTCGAGATGCGCAAGAATCTCGCGTGA
- a CDS encoding DUF7124 domain-containing protein, translating into MNGDSDMTLAFELEALKELASPETVFEDARSWTEYIGVVSEKPTYVVTNFTRKNRIRQDFFSGPRGKQESLEGVKGQFDTDRHVFVGVDDEDEQLAETVGWEYLSIEDAAEAADWTLAASVETEDEDTEPVRDDWP; encoded by the coding sequence ATGAACGGGGATAGCGACATGACGCTGGCGTTCGAGCTCGAAGCGCTGAAAGAGCTCGCTTCGCCGGAGACCGTCTTCGAGGACGCCAGAAGCTGGACCGAGTACATCGGCGTCGTCTCCGAGAAACCGACCTACGTCGTCACCAACTTCACCCGCAAGAACCGCATCCGTCAGGACTTCTTCTCCGGGCCCCGCGGGAAACAGGAGAGCCTCGAGGGCGTCAAAGGACAGTTCGACACCGACCGACACGTCTTCGTCGGCGTGGACGACGAGGACGAACAACTCGCCGAGACGGTCGGCTGGGAGTACCTCTCGATCGAGGACGCCGCCGAGGCGGCCGACTGGACGCTGGCCGCGAGCGTCGAAACGGAAGACGAGGACACCGAACCGGTCCGGGACGACTGGCCCTGA
- a CDS encoding DUF5815 family protein — MAEPRVPGPRDDELELPCGETLDPHAIDLGMREYTCSCGDVHAVVTDVHPPSRFFPESLVAVLQETIDTADEFEEFGTPHLMGVVMEEFPEKVAVHDASDDGAVGYAMLWATDFDSRRLHEIVVELVVELMEHAISHAEDDAAITEFESQMLEFDVSEFVEQYRRRREFETEHDRPV, encoded by the coding sequence ATGGCAGAACCCCGCGTCCCCGGCCCCCGCGACGACGAACTCGAGTTGCCCTGCGGGGAGACCCTCGACCCGCACGCGATCGACCTCGGGATGCGCGAGTACACCTGTTCCTGTGGCGACGTTCACGCGGTCGTCACCGACGTCCACCCGCCCTCCCGCTTCTTCCCGGAGTCGCTCGTCGCCGTCCTCCAGGAGACGATCGACACCGCCGACGAGTTCGAGGAGTTCGGCACCCCGCACCTCATGGGCGTCGTCATGGAGGAGTTCCCCGAGAAGGTCGCCGTCCACGACGCCAGCGACGACGGCGCGGTCGGCTACGCGATGCTGTGGGCGACGGACTTCGACTCGCGGCGACTCCACGAGATCGTCGTCGAACTCGTCGTCGAACTGATGGAACACGCGATCAGCCACGCCGAGGACGACGCCGCGATCACCGAGTTCGAGTCCCAGATGCTCGAGTTCGACGTGAGCGAGTTCGTCGAGCAGTACCGCCGCCGGCGCGAGTTCGAGACCGAGCACGATCGGCCGGTGTAG
- the carB gene encoding carbamoyl-phosphate synthase large subunit: MSTDHQGSGDAAGDGRTILLIGSGPIQIGQAAEFDYSGAQACRALQEEGARVVLVNSNPATIMTDPEMADRVYIEPITTEAIAEIIREENPDGVIAGLGGQTGLNVTAELAEEGVLEEYDVDIMGTPLDTIYATEDRDLFRQRMEKIGQPVPKSTTISLDEGEKVSELTEDDLKDRVEAAVEEVGGLPVIARTTYTLGGSGSGVVHEMDELLRRVRKGLRLSRNSEVLITESIAGWVEYEYEVMRDADDSCIIICNMENIDPMGIHTGESTVVTPSQVVPDEGHQEMRTAALDVIRELGIQGGCNIQFAWRDDGTPGGEYRVVEVNPRVSRSSALASKATGYPIARVTAKVALGKRLHEITNEITGETTAAFEPAIDYVVTKVPRWPKDKFDDVDFELTTAMKSTGEAMAIGRTFEESLLKALRSSEYDPDVDWDAVSDEELEAEHLATPTPDRPYAMFEAFERGYTVEEVCELTDIYEWYVERFKRIADASVAAQDGDFTEAAIAGHTNATIAATAGADVGTVEESVPGRTYKQVDTCAGEFEAETPYYYSARKSEFESGPLKGDAAAGELEVDRDVESVIVVGGGPIRIGQGVEFDYCSVHAVQALRDQGIDAHVVNNNPETVSTDYDTSDGLFFEPITAEEVADVAEATGADGVMVQFGGQTSVNIGEPLEDELDRRGLDCEVMGTSVEAMDLAEDRDRFNALMDDLGIAQPEGGTAFSKEEALELAHEIGYPVLVRPSYVLGGRAMDVVYDDAELEQYIEEAVRVSPDKPILVDDFLEDAVELDVDAVADGEDVLIGGIMEHVESAGVHSGDSACMIPPRSLGRDVNRRVREVAEEIARALDTVGLLNVQLAVTGIDDPDEEPTVYVLEANPRSSRTVPFISKATGVPIAKIAAKVMAGESLSDLGVEEQVPTQTSIKEVVLPFDRLPGSDPRLGPEMKSTGEVMGTADTFGKAYDKAQDAVGKPIPEDGTIVVDLSADEFPDPGSEAGEELVSGFTEYYDLCEAVDLIQAVREGEVDLIISRDRDLLEVAVEEEVTYFSTETSAKAALEARAAKDEPIDVQAITDRPQRQEYWGQPKDD, encoded by the coding sequence ATGAGTACGGACCACCAGGGCAGCGGGGACGCCGCAGGGGACGGACGCACGATCCTGCTGATCGGGAGTGGCCCGATCCAGATCGGCCAGGCCGCCGAGTTCGACTACTCCGGCGCGCAGGCCTGTCGGGCACTGCAGGAGGAAGGCGCCCGCGTCGTTCTCGTCAACTCCAATCCCGCGACGATCATGACGGACCCGGAGATGGCGGACCGGGTCTACATCGAACCGATCACGACCGAAGCGATCGCCGAAATCATCCGCGAGGAGAACCCCGACGGCGTCATCGCCGGGCTGGGCGGCCAGACCGGTCTGAACGTCACGGCCGAACTCGCCGAGGAGGGCGTTCTCGAGGAGTACGACGTCGATATCATGGGGACGCCGCTGGACACCATCTACGCGACCGAGGACCGCGACCTCTTCCGCCAGCGCATGGAGAAGATCGGCCAGCCCGTTCCGAAATCGACCACCATCTCGCTCGACGAGGGCGAGAAAGTCTCGGAACTGACGGAGGACGACCTCAAGGACCGCGTCGAGGCCGCCGTCGAGGAAGTGGGCGGGCTGCCGGTCATCGCCCGCACCACCTACACGCTCGGCGGGAGCGGGTCGGGCGTCGTCCACGAGATGGACGAACTCCTCCGCCGCGTGCGCAAGGGCCTGCGCCTCTCCCGGAACAGCGAAGTGCTCATCACGGAATCGATCGCCGGCTGGGTCGAGTACGAGTACGAGGTCATGCGCGACGCCGACGACTCCTGTATCATCATCTGTAACATGGAGAACATCGACCCGATGGGTATCCACACCGGGGAGTCGACGGTCGTCACGCCCTCGCAGGTCGTCCCCGACGAGGGTCACCAGGAGATGCGCACCGCGGCGCTCGACGTCATCCGCGAACTCGGCATCCAGGGCGGCTGTAACATCCAGTTCGCCTGGCGCGACGACGGGACCCCCGGCGGCGAGTACCGCGTCGTCGAGGTGAACCCGCGGGTCTCTCGATCCTCGGCGCTGGCCTCGAAGGCGACGGGCTACCCGATCGCCCGCGTCACCGCGAAGGTCGCCCTCGGCAAGCGCCTCCACGAGATCACGAACGAGATTACGGGCGAGACGACAGCCGCGTTCGAGCCCGCGATCGACTACGTGGTCACGAAGGTGCCCCGGTGGCCCAAGGACAAGTTCGACGACGTCGACTTCGAACTGACCACGGCGATGAAGTCGACCGGCGAGGCGATGGCGATCGGCCGGACCTTCGAGGAGAGCCTGCTCAAGGCGCTTCGCTCCTCGGAGTACGATCCCGACGTCGACTGGGACGCGGTCAGCGACGAGGAACTCGAAGCGGAGCACCTCGCGACGCCGACGCCCGATCGCCCGTACGCGATGTTCGAGGCGTTCGAACGCGGCTACACCGTCGAGGAGGTCTGTGAACTGACGGACATCTACGAGTGGTACGTCGAACGGTTCAAGCGGATCGCCGACGCCAGCGTCGCCGCCCAGGACGGCGACTTCACGGAGGCCGCGATCGCCGGCCACACGAACGCGACGATCGCCGCGACCGCCGGCGCGGACGTCGGGACCGTCGAAGAGTCGGTCCCCGGCCGCACATACAAGCAGGTCGACACCTGCGCCGGCGAGTTCGAGGCCGAGACGCCGTACTACTACTCCGCGCGCAAATCCGAGTTCGAGTCGGGGCCGCTGAAGGGCGACGCCGCGGCGGGCGAACTCGAGGTCGATCGGGACGTCGAGAGCGTGATCGTCGTCGGCGGCGGTCCGATCCGCATCGGTCAGGGCGTCGAGTTCGACTACTGTTCGGTCCACGCGGTACAGGCGCTCCGAGACCAGGGGATCGACGCGCACGTCGTCAACAATAACCCCGAGACCGTCTCGACGGACTACGACACGTCCGACGGGCTGTTCTTCGAGCCCATCACCGCCGAGGAGGTCGCCGACGTCGCCGAGGCGACGGGTGCCGACGGCGTGATGGTTCAGTTCGGCGGCCAGACCTCGGTCAACATCGGCGAACCGCTGGAGGACGAACTCGATCGCCGCGGACTCGACTGCGAGGTCATGGGCACCTCCGTCGAGGCGATGGACCTGGCCGAGGACCGCGATCGGTTCAACGCCCTCATGGACGACCTGGGGATCGCCCAGCCCGAGGGCGGGACTGCCTTCTCCAAGGAGGAAGCCCTGGAGCTCGCCCACGAGATCGGCTACCCGGTGCTCGTCCGTCCCTCCTACGTGCTCGGCGGCCGCGCGATGGACGTCGTCTACGACGACGCCGAACTCGAGCAGTACATCGAGGAAGCGGTTCGCGTGAGCCCGGACAAGCCGATCCTCGTCGACGACTTTCTCGAGGACGCGGTCGAACTCGACGTCGACGCCGTCGCGGACGGCGAGGACGTCCTGATCGGCGGCATCATGGAACACGTCGAGAGCGCCGGCGTCCACTCCGGCGACTCCGCCTGCATGATCCCGCCGCGTTCGCTCGGCCGCGACGTCAACCGCCGCGTCCGCGAGGTGGCCGAGGAGATCGCCCGGGCGCTCGACACGGTCGGCCTGCTGAACGTCCAGTTGGCCGTGACCGGTATAGACGACCCGGACGAGGAACCCACCGTCTACGTCCTCGAGGCGAACCCGCGCTCCTCGCGCACCGTCCCGTTCATCTCGAAGGCTACGGGCGTCCCGATCGCCAAGATCGCCGCGAAGGTGATGGCAGGCGAGTCGCTTTCCGACCTCGGCGTCGAGGAACAGGTGCCCACCCAGACCTCGATCAAGGAGGTCGTCCTCCCGTTCGATCGCCTCCCCGGCTCCGACCCGCGTCTCGGTCCCGAGATGAAGTCCACGGGCGAGGTCATGGGCACCGCCGATACGTTCGGCAAGGCCTACGACAAGGCACAGGACGCCGTCGGGAAGCCGATCCCGGAGGACGGAACGATCGTCGTCGACCTCTCGGCCGACGAGTTCCCCGACCCCGGCAGCGAGGCCGGCGAGGAACTCGTCTCCGGCTTCACCGAGTACTACGACCTCTGTGAAGCGGTCGACCTGATCCAGGCCGTCCGCGAGGGCGAGGTGGACCTGATCATTTCCCGGGACCGCGACCTGCTCGAGGTCGCCGTCGAGGAGGAAGTCACCTACTTCTCGACAGAGACGTCCGCGAAGGCGGCCCTCGAAGCCAGGGCGGCCAAGGACGAGCCGATCGACGTCCAGGCGATCACCGACCGTCCGCAGCGCCAGGAGTACTGGGGCCAGCCGAAAGACGACTGA
- a CDS encoding methyl-accepting chemotaxis protein — translation MDADIFESPSRAIRSRFSRKLAVLFLFVLLLIASIGGVIYIQTGAALQESTEQEMKQSTVLQSNTVGKWVDQTRERTRYLSESDRVASGDLSDIEAYLRDEHKEMSAPVAAIHYYDTAENEVLASTEEGATDVDYRDVGTEWAVQGIASENERHTTITHPYEDPSTATRSVAFVSQVPDDPERAIVLIVDLEAQTQQLERPSTADGSFTHIVDNRGTVVMSHHTEDINTQNMGSDDEFGVDSMAVERGLDGETGYMEMELDHGHGEQMAMGFTRVPDTDWVIMTHVPADSAYTLQSEIETSVIALVVLSLLGLTTVGVVIGRNTTRPIEQLARRASELETGNLETELETNRTDEIGQLYDAFDSMRTSLRERMQEVEDARARADRLNTHLEEKADEYADVMQTCGEGDLTQRMDPESQSEAMTEIAVEFNQMVSEIEGTVDRVSRFANEVAASSEQVTASTEEVHSASVQVTESIQEISDGAERQSENLQTVNKEMNDLSTTTEQIAASSNNLADLAAKTAQTGKEGQQVASEIIEEMNEVEADSERTIDAIESLEDEIAQIDELVEFITKVAKQTNMLALNANIEATRSVDSGDGFSAVAEEVKELAEETKEATEDIESRIEELKTETDRTASEVRQTSDRIARHRQAVENTVDVLEEIAEYANKTSDGVQEISAATQQQAASTQEVVSMVDQAATIAKATTEEAETVAAAGEEQTTALTEVSRSIDTLSQQASELYSKLDEFETEVDPENATDGDAASTPSSSVDAFSFVDPADSSNETDDRDAEPRDTGSGGGTR, via the coding sequence ATGGACGCTGATATTTTCGAGTCACCATCGAGGGCAATCCGAAGTCGCTTCTCACGGAAACTGGCCGTCCTGTTTTTGTTCGTCCTGCTGCTCATCGCGAGTATCGGAGGCGTCATCTACATACAAACGGGAGCGGCACTCCAGGAGAGCACCGAGCAGGAGATGAAGCAGTCGACCGTGCTTCAATCGAACACCGTCGGAAAGTGGGTCGATCAGACGCGAGAGCGAACGCGATACCTCTCGGAATCTGATCGCGTCGCCAGTGGGGACCTCTCGGACATTGAGGCGTATCTTCGAGACGAACACAAGGAGATGTCGGCCCCTGTCGCAGCGATTCACTACTACGATACGGCCGAGAACGAGGTGCTCGCCAGTACGGAAGAGGGGGCCACAGACGTCGATTATCGTGACGTAGGCACCGAATGGGCGGTCCAGGGCATCGCGTCCGAAAACGAGCGTCACACCACCATTACGCATCCGTACGAGGATCCATCGACGGCGACGAGATCGGTCGCGTTCGTCAGCCAGGTGCCGGACGACCCCGAGCGAGCGATCGTCCTGATCGTCGACCTTGAAGCCCAGACGCAGCAACTCGAACGACCGTCCACGGCGGATGGATCGTTCACGCACATCGTCGACAACCGGGGGACGGTCGTGATGAGCCACCACACCGAGGACATCAACACCCAGAACATGGGTTCCGACGACGAATTCGGGGTGGACTCGATGGCCGTCGAACGCGGCCTCGACGGTGAGACGGGCTACATGGAAATGGAACTGGACCACGGGCACGGCGAACAGATGGCGATGGGATTCACGAGGGTCCCCGATACGGACTGGGTGATCATGACGCACGTCCCCGCCGATTCGGCCTACACGCTGCAAAGCGAGATCGAAACCTCCGTAATCGCTCTGGTCGTCCTTTCGTTGCTCGGACTCACCACCGTGGGCGTCGTCATCGGGCGGAATACGACCCGTCCGATCGAACAACTGGCCAGACGGGCGTCCGAACTCGAAACGGGGAACCTCGAGACGGAACTGGAGACGAACCGGACGGACGAAATCGGGCAACTGTACGACGCGTTCGACAGTATGCGAACCTCCTTGCGCGAACGCATGCAGGAGGTGGAGGACGCCCGTGCCCGGGCCGATCGTCTCAACACCCATCTGGAGGAAAAAGCCGACGAGTACGCCGACGTGATGCAAACGTGCGGAGAGGGCGATCTCACGCAGCGAATGGATCCCGAGAGCCAGAGCGAGGCGATGACCGAAATCGCCGTCGAGTTCAATCAGATGGTCTCGGAGATCGAAGGGACGGTCGATCGAGTATCGCGATTCGCAAACGAGGTCGCTGCCTCGAGCGAACAGGTCACCGCGAGCACGGAGGAGGTTCACTCGGCGAGCGTCCAGGTGACGGAGTCGATTCAGGAGATCTCCGACGGTGCCGAGCGGCAGAGCGAAAACTTACAGACCGTCAACAAGGAGATGAACGATCTGTCGACGACGACCGAACAGATCGCCGCCTCTTCGAATAACCTCGCCGACCTCGCGGCGAAGACGGCACAGACCGGCAAGGAGGGCCAACAGGTCGCGAGCGAAATCATCGAGGAGATGAACGAGGTCGAGGCCGACTCCGAGCGAACCATCGACGCGATCGAATCGCTCGAGGACGAAATCGCTCAGATCGACGAACTGGTCGAATTCATCACCAAGGTGGCCAAGCAGACGAATATGCTGGCCCTGAACGCCAACATCGAGGCCACTCGATCGGTCGACTCCGGGGACGGGTTCTCGGCCGTCGCAGAGGAAGTCAAGGAACTCGCCGAAGAAACGAAGGAGGCGACCGAAGACATCGAATCGCGAATCGAGGAACTCAAAACGGAGACCGATCGCACTGCCAGCGAGGTCCGACAGACGAGCGACCGAATCGCACGCCATCGACAGGCCGTCGAGAATACCGTGGACGTCCTCGAAGAGATCGCGGAGTACGCGAACAAAACGAGCGACGGCGTTCAGGAAATCTCTGCGGCCACCCAACAGCAGGCGGCGTCGACCCAGGAAGTCGTCTCGATGGTCGACCAGGCGGCGACGATCGCCAAAGCAACCACCGAAGAGGCCGAAACCGTCGCGGCCGCCGGCGAAGAACAGACCACCGCACTGACCGAGGTTTCCCGATCCATCGATACCCTCTCACAGCAGGCCTCGGAGCTGTACTCGAAACTCGACGAGTTCGAAACCGAGGTCGATCCCGAGAACGCGACCGACGGCGATGCAGCGTCGACGCCGTCGTCCAGCGTCGACGCGTTCTCGTTCGTCGATCCGGCCGACTCTTCGAACGAAACTGACGATCGAGACGCGGAGCCACGAGACACCGGATCGGGCGGTGGAACCCGGTAG
- a CDS encoding multicopper oxidase family protein, with translation MFDVSRRRLLRASAALGLAGVASSNATAEEGHDGGMGDMGPSYNEHSSPELEKYSHELTVPEERTPDGKRRGADYHNIPVQETQHSFHPDLPDTTIWGFDGQFPGPILSARKGQRLAIEFDNSEMPDDHLFNVDEQIKGTTTENYVNYDGPVPEVRTVTHFHGLKIPPGDDGQAEMWTSPDGVEGPRFDGPVQEVPNRQDRLTTMYHDHARGISRLNNYAGLVGPYRIKSKQEEHLGLPDGEYDVPLVLADRSFTNDGELYYPGMFMANVAGDTPTVNGAAYPYMEVEPRKYRFHVINVSNGRAYDLGLVEGEPEDDGHHDDDDGHHGDVPTLHQISAGHGFLEDVVPIGPHGDMESLVIAPFERAELVVDFSDYAGQTFTVTNDAEFPYGGGHGDSGHEEDGGTGGMNMDHPEIHQIMQFRVADEAEGTDTSVDPTELSLPNRNGPDPSAATETRQVTMHMGMDDNMNMIHTLNEERWGDPVEFKPQLGSTEIWELKNDDDHTHPIHLHLVEFEVIEREHHAEGHDPEGPLPNERGGIDTVRVNPGETVRIAVKFDGYTGRYPYHCHILEHEEHEMMRPFEVVSGNGADDRPGNGHDNRGRGRDRSLGYGPDR, from the coding sequence ATGTTCGACGTATCGAGGCGTCGCTTGCTGCGAGCCAGTGCCGCACTCGGACTCGCCGGGGTCGCCTCGTCGAACGCGACGGCGGAAGAGGGTCACGACGGCGGTATGGGCGATATGGGCCCCTCCTACAACGAGCACTCCTCGCCGGAGCTCGAGAAGTACAGCCACGAGCTGACGGTCCCCGAGGAGCGGACCCCCGACGGAAAGCGACGCGGGGCCGATTATCACAACATCCCGGTCCAGGAGACCCAGCACAGCTTCCACCCGGATCTCCCGGACACGACGATCTGGGGATTCGACGGGCAGTTCCCAGGGCCGATCCTCTCGGCCCGCAAGGGCCAGCGGCTCGCGATCGAGTTCGACAACAGCGAGATGCCCGACGATCACCTGTTCAACGTCGACGAGCAGATCAAGGGAACGACTACGGAGAACTACGTCAACTACGACGGACCCGTCCCGGAAGTCAGGACGGTCACGCACTTCCACGGGCTCAAGATCCCGCCGGGCGACGACGGTCAGGCCGAGATGTGGACCTCTCCCGACGGGGTCGAGGGCCCGCGATTCGACGGACCTGTTCAGGAAGTTCCGAACCGACAGGACAGACTGACCACGATGTACCACGACCACGCTCGTGGTATTTCCCGTCTCAACAATTACGCCGGGCTGGTGGGTCCCTACCGGATCAAAAGCAAGCAGGAGGAGCACCTCGGGCTGCCGGACGGCGAGTACGACGTCCCGCTCGTTCTGGCGGACCGCTCGTTCACGAACGACGGCGAACTCTACTACCCGGGCATGTTCATGGCGAACGTCGCCGGGGACACGCCAACCGTCAACGGCGCGGCGTACCCGTACATGGAGGTCGAACCGCGCAAGTACCGGTTCCACGTCATCAACGTCTCCAACGGCCGAGCCTACGATCTCGGCCTCGTCGAGGGCGAACCGGAGGACGACGGTCATCACGACGATGACGACGGCCATCACGGCGACGTCCCGACGCTCCACCAGATTTCAGCCGGCCACGGCTTCCTCGAGGACGTCGTTCCCATCGGCCCTCACGGCGACATGGAATCGCTGGTGATCGCTCCGTTCGAGCGCGCCGAACTCGTCGTCGACTTCTCGGACTACGCCGGCCAGACGTTCACCGTGACCAACGACGCCGAATTCCCGTACGGCGGCGGGCACGGAGACAGCGGTCACGAGGAGGACGGTGGAACGGGGGGGATGAACATGGACCACCCGGAGATCCACCAGATCATGCAGTTCCGGGTGGCCGACGAAGCCGAGGGAACGGACACTAGCGTCGACCCGACCGAGCTGTCGCTCCCGAACCGAAATGGGCCGGACCCGAGCGCTGCCACGGAGACGCGCCAAGTCACCATGCACATGGGCATGGACGACAACATGAACATGATCCACACGCTCAACGAGGAGCGCTGGGGCGACCCCGTGGAGTTCAAACCGCAGCTCGGCTCGACCGAGATCTGGGAGCTCAAAAACGACGACGACCACACCCACCCGATCCACCTGCATCTGGTCGAGTTCGAGGTCATCGAGCGCGAACACCACGCCGAAGGGCACGACCCCGAAGGGCCACTGCCCAACGAACGCGGCGGCATAGACACCGTCCGCGTGAATCCGGGCGAGACCGTCCGTATCGCCGTCAAGTTCGACGGCTACACCGGTCGATATCCCTACCACTGTCACATCCTCGAGCACGAGGAACACGAGATGATGCGACCCTTCGAAGTCGTCAGCGGTAACGGTGCTGACGACCGGCCCGGGAACGGCCACGACAACCGGGGCCGAGGTCGCGATCGTAGCCTCGGTTACGGACCGGACCGCTAA